One genomic region from Fervidobacterium gondwanense DSM 13020 encodes:
- a CDS encoding ABC transporter permease produces MKELTKKTSKFKGYENYGLTYLIWLLLFFLIPVIIILAYSFLERDYQGGVNFNFSLNGYRDILNFNYLIVFGRTVLISLISSAVSILIAIPVAYYLAFSKYKNILLLLVIIPFWTNSLIRIYAWIFILGNNGLVNQFLIKLGFIESYVKFIYNNFAVVLVLVYTYLPFAILPLFSSIERLEKQIFEAAMDLGCTRRQTFFKVLLPNIRQGIVSAFVFVFIPAIGTYAVPELVGGKNSRLIGNEIARLLTTARNWPAAAAISSVLLAITIIAVLFFIFGGEKREAR; encoded by the coding sequence ATTAAAGAATTGACTAAGAAAACTTCCAAATTCAAAGGATACGAAAATTATGGGTTAACATATTTGATTTGGTTGCTGTTGTTCTTTTTGATTCCTGTCATAATTATCTTAGCTTACAGTTTTCTTGAAAGGGATTACCAAGGTGGAGTTAATTTCAACTTTTCCTTGAATGGTTACCGTGATATTCTAAATTTCAATTACTTAATTGTTTTTGGTAGAACTGTGCTAATATCCCTTATCTCATCAGCAGTATCGATTTTAATAGCGATACCTGTTGCATATTACTTAGCTTTCAGCAAATACAAAAATATATTACTTCTGCTTGTAATTATTCCATTCTGGACAAATTCTCTGATTAGGATCTATGCTTGGATATTCATATTAGGTAACAATGGTCTTGTCAATCAATTCTTAATTAAGCTTGGATTTATTGAATCTTACGTGAAGTTCATATACAACAATTTCGCGGTAGTTTTGGTCCTTGTTTATACATACCTGCCATTTGCTATTCTGCCCCTGTTTTCGTCAATAGAACGATTAGAAAAACAGATATTCGAAGCAGCTATGGATTTAGGTTGTACAAGGAGACAAACCTTCTTTAAAGTCTTGCTGCCAAATATTCGTCAAGGTATTGTGTCTGCGTTTGTCTTTGTATTTATTCCAGCGATAGGAACATATGCAGTTCCTGAACTTGTAGGTGGGAAAAACTCAAGACTTATCGGTAACGAAATAGCAAGATTACTTACAACAGCAAGAAACTGGCCAGCGGCTGCAGCCATTTCTTCTGTTCTGCTTGCGATTACAATAATAGCTGTCCTATTTTTCATTTTCGGTGGTGAAAAACGTGAAGCCAGGTAA
- a CDS encoding ABC transporter permease, whose product MKPGNFAKAILITVMIFFYLPIFIVVLFSFNSSKSPEWTGFSLKWYEQLFTSSAHIWRTFFNSLIVGISSSAIGVILGTFGAVSVYLGNKKFKKIVWTTTYIPFIIPDIIIGVSLLVFFATIHLRLSLFTIFIAHVTFSIPYTMMIILTRLQDFDKSIIEASYDLGATKFIALRKVIFPIALPGVIAAFFMAFTLSIDDFVITFFVAGPSSTTLPLQIFSMVRFGISPVINAISTLLLIGTVMISILLRRYIRYII is encoded by the coding sequence GTGAAGCCAGGTAATTTTGCTAAAGCTATCTTGATAACTGTTATGATTTTCTTCTACTTACCTATTTTCATAGTTGTGCTTTTTTCGTTTAACTCGTCAAAATCACCCGAATGGACAGGATTTAGCCTTAAATGGTATGAACAACTATTCACGTCGTCTGCTCACATCTGGAGAACTTTTTTTAATTCTTTAATTGTGGGTATATCATCGAGTGCCATTGGTGTTATACTTGGTACTTTCGGAGCGGTTTCTGTATATCTCGGCAACAAGAAATTTAAGAAGATAGTCTGGACAACTACTTACATACCTTTCATAATACCGGATATAATAATAGGCGTTTCTTTGCTTGTTTTTTTTGCGACAATTCACTTAAGACTAAGCCTCTTCACAATATTCATCGCACATGTGACGTTCTCCATTCCATACACGATGATGATAATACTCACAAGACTACAAGACTTTGATAAATCAATCATTGAAGCATCTTACGATTTGGGTGCAACCAAGTTCATTGCATTGAGGAAAGTTATCTTTCCGATCGCATTACCAGGTGTAATAGCAGCATTTTTCATGGCATTCACACTTTCCATAGATGACTTTGTGATTACATTTTTCGTTGCTGGTCCGAGTTCAACAACATTGCCACTGCAAATCTTTTCCATGGTAAGATTTGGGATATCACCTGTAATTAATGCTATTTCTACGCTTCTTCTCATTGGAACTGTGATGATAAGTATCTTACTGAGACGGTATATAAGGTATATAATATAG
- a CDS encoding purine-nucleoside phosphorylase has protein sequence MVHDVKAYVERVKKAAEYLKVKVLELPEICIVLGSGLHGIADSVENPVRISYKDVPEFPVSTAPGHKGELIFGKLNGKNVVLMNGRFHYYEGYHMRDVTFGVRVIQELGVKYLFLTNAAGGLNPDFEVGRPMIISDHINMMGDNPLIGPNIEEWGPRFPDMSNAYDKELRKIAKEVAGELGIPVYEGVYVAVSGPNFETPAELRMLRWMGADAVGMSTVPEVIAAAHRGTKVLAISAITDRAVPDDLKPLTAEEVLEVANRTGQMIVKILSKVIERL, from the coding sequence ATGGTACATGACGTAAAGGCTTACGTTGAAAGGGTTAAAAAAGCTGCTGAGTATTTGAAAGTTAAGGTATTGGAGCTTCCTGAGATTTGTATAGTCCTAGGATCCGGTTTACACGGTATCGCAGATAGCGTTGAAAACCCTGTAAGAATATCTTACAAAGACGTTCCTGAGTTTCCGGTTTCGACGGCTCCGGGACATAAAGGCGAGTTGATATTTGGGAAACTTAACGGTAAGAATGTCGTGCTCATGAATGGTAGATTCCACTACTACGAAGGATACCACATGAGAGATGTAACATTTGGTGTTAGGGTTATTCAAGAACTCGGTGTTAAGTACTTATTCTTAACGAATGCTGCAGGAGGGCTCAATCCAGACTTTGAAGTGGGAAGACCGATGATAATCTCTGACCACATAAACATGATGGGTGACAATCCTTTGATTGGACCAAACATTGAAGAGTGGGGCCCAAGGTTCCCGGACATGTCAAATGCGTATGATAAGGAGTTAAGGAAAATTGCAAAAGAAGTTGCTGGTGAACTTGGTATACCTGTTTATGAAGGAGTCTACGTTGCCGTCTCCGGACCAAACTTTGAGACTCCTGCTGAACTAAGGATGCTAAGATGGATGGGGGCAGACGCTGTTGGTATGTCAACTGTTCCTGAGGTTATTGCTGCAGCTCACAGAGGTACAAAGGTTCTTGCCATTTCAGCAATCACGGATCGTGCAGTTCCTGATGACTTAAAACCATTAACGGCAGAGGAAGTTCTTGAAGTTGCCAACAGAACAGGACAAATGATAGTTAAAATACTGTCGAAAGTTATTGAAAGACTATAA
- a CDS encoding methyl-accepting chemotaxis protein → MSIKTRLLLLSILLVAVPLTISILFTVINLSNESTRIQNEVKKQLGDPEVLFKEFFDTFSQELERHINEYNEKLVSAVEKQKESVSAAFENVYLGTLEKEANSIKNVVENLIKDKVANIENLSKVAATSKEVINAAAEKNLDLALKRSLLNNYVERSMFDYISLWTTEPSEPKLKIRPFVKLNEKFLVEYAYSLAPGVSSTLYKDLEFSQSIIERANKILSSPSAYSDSFVFKGSQGIYIVSINPVMHPQLGNTVTGFVISAGRLTESFFDDIKRLTNADLTVYVDGKAYVTTRVNESGERVSGIDEPSEEKYTFKVGSDEYLAVKSDLNVMGDKIGTFEVALRKEVVTAQIEIPQPEKFQLPEIKMPDIKVNVDFNLARLVVINLIVGFVILVVALIASVPLINNISKEIVRSADIIEKFSNGEIVSFDVKTFGEFERVIDSLKGLSENLVDYAKDMKESSKELNTEVEQVTTIRDTLERSVSDFSDFVENYILNVEDVKSKIMTLQNTVDSSMTNNQNLSEKLSDLLKDIEHAQAEILKNVALIEEMNDSVNSNVEVFSKFSTTVQRTIEKFSSIKESIAKIQNVASQTNLLALNAAIEAARAGEAGRGFAVVADEVMKLSVEINTLSKNLVKEVDTYTNDLRELDQLYESSGEKFKKLQQAKEEFSSNYYTVIEKVQNIGSLSAQVGMQIEENSQAFAQIEGLMDDVANSIISSSQQLQKFNEDFRRITKVFEQLSESTEKLKVISQKMENISRWFKV, encoded by the coding sequence ATGTCTATTAAAACACGTCTGCTTTTGCTTTCAATTCTTTTGGTAGCGGTTCCATTAACAATTTCAATCTTATTTACCGTTATCAATTTATCGAATGAAAGCACTAGAATACAAAATGAAGTTAAAAAGCAGCTCGGTGATCCAGAGGTTCTTTTCAAAGAGTTTTTCGATACATTTTCACAAGAACTTGAGCGACACATAAATGAATACAATGAAAAACTGGTATCAGCTGTAGAGAAACAAAAAGAAAGCGTCAGTGCAGCTTTTGAGAACGTTTACCTTGGTACACTTGAAAAAGAAGCAAATTCTATAAAGAACGTTGTTGAAAACCTTATTAAAGACAAAGTTGCTAATATTGAAAATCTTTCAAAGGTAGCTGCAACTTCGAAAGAAGTTATAAACGCTGCTGCCGAGAAGAATTTGGACCTCGCTTTGAAAAGAAGCCTGCTCAATAACTATGTTGAACGTTCAATGTTCGATTACATTTCTCTTTGGACAACCGAACCCAGTGAACCAAAGTTGAAGATAAGGCCCTTTGTTAAGCTAAATGAGAAGTTTCTTGTGGAGTATGCTTACTCATTGGCACCTGGTGTTTCATCTACTTTGTATAAAGACTTGGAGTTTTCACAGTCGATTATTGAAAGGGCTAATAAAATATTGTCATCTCCATCAGCCTATTCCGATTCCTTTGTTTTCAAAGGTTCCCAGGGAATATATATAGTCTCAATAAATCCAGTCATGCACCCCCAACTTGGCAACACAGTTACTGGTTTTGTAATATCTGCTGGTAGACTTACAGAAAGCTTTTTTGATGATATAAAAAGGCTTACAAATGCTGATTTAACAGTATATGTGGACGGTAAGGCTTACGTGACAACAAGGGTGAACGAATCCGGTGAAAGGGTCTCTGGTATCGATGAACCCTCAGAAGAAAAATATACATTCAAAGTTGGTAGTGATGAATATCTTGCAGTTAAAAGCGACCTCAACGTTATGGGAGACAAGATCGGAACATTTGAAGTTGCACTAAGAAAAGAAGTTGTAACTGCACAGATTGAGATTCCTCAGCCTGAAAAGTTTCAGCTTCCTGAAATCAAAATGCCGGACATCAAAGTAAATGTTGATTTCAACCTTGCAAGGCTTGTAGTAATCAACTTGATAGTAGGTTTTGTGATTTTAGTAGTTGCCTTGATTGCATCTGTGCCGCTTATTAACAATATCTCGAAAGAAATAGTGAGATCCGCAGATATAATTGAGAAATTTTCAAATGGCGAAATCGTATCGTTTGATGTTAAGACATTTGGAGAATTTGAGCGTGTTATAGATTCTCTAAAGGGATTGTCCGAGAACCTTGTAGACTATGCAAAGGATATGAAAGAGAGTTCAAAAGAGTTGAATACCGAAGTTGAGCAGGTTACAACCATAAGAGATACGCTCGAAAGATCTGTTTCAGATTTCAGCGATTTTGTAGAAAACTACATTCTGAATGTTGAAGATGTGAAGTCCAAGATCATGACTCTTCAAAATACAGTCGATAGCTCTATGACTAATAATCAAAACCTTTCTGAAAAACTCTCTGATTTATTGAAAGATATTGAACATGCACAGGCTGAGATATTAAAGAACGTTGCCCTAATAGAAGAAATGAACGATTCAGTCAATTCTAACGTTGAAGTGTTTTCAAAGTTCAGTACGACGGTTCAGAGAACTATAGAAAAGTTCTCTTCAATAAAAGAATCAATAGCAAAAATACAAAATGTTGCATCACAAACTAATTTACTTGCACTAAATGCGGCAATCGAAGCAGCAAGGGCAGGAGAAGCTGGTAGAGGTTTTGCTGTTGTTGCAGATGAGGTTATGAAATTATCTGTTGAAATAAACACACTTTCCAAGAACCTCGTGAAAGAAGTTGATACCTACACTAATGACCTCAGAGAGCTTGACCAATTGTATGAAAGCTCCGGTGAGAAATTCAAAAAACTGCAGCAGGCTAAGGAAGAATTTTCCTCGAATTATTATACAGTGATAGAAAAAGTTCAAAATATAGGCAGTTTGAGCGCACAAGTTGGAATGCAAATAGAAGAGAACAGTCAGGCGTTTGCTCAGATAGAAGGCCTCATGGATGATGTTGCAAATTCGATAATTTCTTCTTCACAACAGTTGCAAAAGTTCAATGAGGATTTCAGAAGAATTACAAAAGTATTTGAACAACTCAGTGAGAGTACTGAAAAACTTAAGGTAATCTCGCAAAAGATGGAAAATATTTCTCGCTGGTTTAAGGTTTAA
- the mnmE gene encoding tRNA uridine-5-carboxymethylaminomethyl(34) synthesis GTPase MnmE: MAVETAQRDTIVAIATPPGTGAIGIVRMSGERSWEIIQKCVRKSIYDERRILYGNFYDTDGNVVDEILFVGFKAPKSYTGEDMVEVYCHGGVLVTQKILAELIRHGARLAKNGEFTRRAFLNGKIDLIKAESILQIIEAKSEESLRLAIDNLKGKLSEEINRVRNSLINILSKIEVSIDYGDDIEVPRDEIMQDIADVEHFLSDKLAHADKGIHISTGVTLAIIGKPNVGKSTLLNRLLLEDRAIVTDIPGTTRDIIKGEIKIQGIHFVISDTAGIRHTDDFVEKIGIERAIKEASQADVVIFLLDATTGFTKDDQYILNIIKDSNFIPVWNKIDSGNKVIKVSKNNEDILLSASSGVGLRELEAKIVEKAQPLVAEGQLSHITSKRQIEHLKLVNENVVKAMRSLRENYPLDIISIDIRNALSELDKLLGRNFTDDLLENIFANFCVGK; the protein is encoded by the coding sequence TTGGCAGTCGAAACTGCGCAGAGAGATACTATCGTTGCGATCGCCACCCCACCGGGTACAGGTGCAATTGGTATTGTAAGAATGTCTGGTGAAAGGTCATGGGAAATAATTCAGAAATGTGTTCGTAAGAGCATATACGATGAGAGAAGAATTCTTTATGGAAACTTTTACGATACAGATGGCAACGTTGTAGATGAAATATTGTTTGTGGGATTTAAAGCACCAAAAAGTTATACAGGCGAAGACATGGTAGAAGTGTATTGCCATGGTGGCGTACTGGTCACTCAAAAAATACTGGCCGAATTGATAAGACATGGTGCAAGGCTTGCAAAAAATGGAGAATTTACAAGAAGGGCATTTTTAAATGGTAAGATAGATTTGATAAAAGCTGAATCAATACTCCAGATCATAGAAGCCAAGAGTGAGGAAAGCCTTCGATTAGCGATTGACAACCTTAAAGGTAAGCTATCTGAAGAGATAAACAGAGTTAGAAACTCTCTAATAAATATACTATCTAAAATCGAAGTTTCAATAGATTACGGTGATGATATAGAAGTTCCGCGCGACGAGATTATGCAGGACATAGCTGATGTGGAACATTTTTTGTCAGACAAATTGGCTCACGCTGACAAGGGTATACACATCTCAACTGGCGTTACGCTCGCAATAATTGGAAAACCAAATGTTGGAAAGAGTACACTTTTGAACAGATTGCTTTTGGAAGATCGTGCTATAGTAACAGATATCCCTGGAACAACGAGGGACATTATAAAAGGTGAGATAAAGATCCAGGGCATTCACTTTGTCATATCAGATACTGCAGGTATTAGGCATACGGATGACTTTGTGGAAAAGATTGGAATTGAAAGGGCAATAAAGGAAGCAAGCCAAGCTGATGTGGTCATATTCTTGCTCGATGCGACAACTGGTTTCACTAAGGATGACCAATATATACTTAATATAATTAAAGATAGCAATTTCATTCCGGTGTGGAATAAGATAGATTCTGGAAACAAAGTCATCAAAGTTTCTAAAAACAACGAAGATATTCTGCTCAGTGCATCGAGTGGTGTAGGATTGAGAGAACTCGAAGCAAAGATCGTTGAAAAGGCACAACCACTAGTAGCAGAGGGACAACTGTCACACATAACGTCCAAACGGCAAATTGAACATCTGAAATTAGTGAATGAAAATGTTGTCAAAGCTATGAGGTCGCTTAGAGAAAATTACCCACTTGATATCATATCAATAGACATCCGCAATGCATTGTCTGAGCTCGATAAGCTCCTCGGGAGAAATTTCACAGATGATTTGCTTGAGAACATCTTTGCAAATTTCTGCGTAGGTAAATGA
- the flhA gene encoding flagellar biosynthesis protein FlhA has protein sequence MNFDVVVALLVVAIVLLMIIPISDFMLDFFQLLNISISLVILFSTMYITHILELASFPTLLLIVTIFRLALNVASTRAILLEGPKFGGKVIQTFGNFVVGGNYVVGIVVFLILVIIQFIVITRGSERIAEVAARFTLDAMPGKQMSVDADLNAGLITEEEARRRREEIRREADFYGAMDGASKFVRGDAIASIIITIVNSLGGIIIGVLMHQLGFADAAKTFLLFTVGDGLVSQIPALMVSTATGIIVSRSATKDNLGTELIKELSGEKRVIILTGFVLIFLGVFTPLPTFTSLIIGGFFLIVGFMIRRQELLQPQVQPIGPTPPGPGMPAPSGPILSTPEEVSEVLQSDTVEINIGYGLLPLADLSQGGDMLERLTMIRRQLAQELGLVLSPIRVRDSVILKPNEYAVFIRGAEIDRYELIPNRLLAINPGFVSEKIAGIEVKEPAFGLQAFWIDESKKEEAIQKGYTVVDPPTVFATHITELLRKHAPELLGNREFQLLVDGVRNKFDRLVDDVFNVVKPTVVKKVLQELLAEGVSIRNLPYIFELILDNADKARDVEMLVEYVRRGLKRQITIKLLAQDKQIHGIALDSELERLLTESISESEEGRYLSVNPQIMREIIEKISQELEQLMRKGFAPVLVVSGTIRPYIAKMVIRFIPGVTVIAFEEIPEDMNLSIEGVVKI, from the coding sequence ATGAATTTTGACGTAGTTGTTGCTTTATTGGTCGTAGCAATTGTGTTGCTGATGATAATACCTATATCTGACTTCATGCTCGACTTCTTTCAGTTATTGAACATATCGATTTCACTTGTAATCCTATTCTCAACGATGTATATAACTCACATACTTGAGCTTGCATCATTTCCGACATTATTGCTTATTGTAACTATATTTAGATTAGCCCTGAATGTTGCCTCTACGAGGGCTATATTATTAGAGGGACCAAAATTTGGTGGTAAAGTGATTCAGACGTTTGGAAATTTCGTCGTTGGTGGTAACTACGTCGTAGGAATCGTAGTTTTCCTTATTTTGGTGATCATTCAGTTTATAGTCATAACACGTGGTTCGGAAAGAATTGCGGAAGTTGCAGCGAGGTTTACACTTGATGCAATGCCTGGAAAACAGATGAGTGTCGATGCTGACTTGAATGCAGGACTGATAACGGAAGAGGAAGCGCGACGTAGGAGGGAAGAGATAAGGCGAGAAGCAGATTTTTATGGTGCTATGGATGGAGCCTCAAAATTTGTACGAGGCGATGCGATAGCGAGTATCATAATTACAATAGTTAATAGTCTCGGTGGTATAATTATAGGGGTATTGATGCACCAACTGGGTTTTGCTGATGCTGCTAAGACCTTTCTTTTGTTCACGGTTGGTGATGGGTTAGTTAGTCAAATACCGGCACTTATGGTTTCAACCGCAACGGGTATAATTGTTTCTCGTAGTGCGACGAAAGATAACCTTGGAACCGAATTGATAAAAGAACTTTCAGGAGAAAAGAGAGTTATCATTTTAACAGGATTTGTACTGATCTTTCTCGGTGTTTTTACTCCCCTTCCAACATTCACGAGTTTAATAATTGGCGGATTTTTCTTGATAGTCGGATTTATGATACGTAGGCAAGAACTATTACAACCACAAGTGCAACCGATTGGTCCAACGCCGCCTGGCCCTGGTATGCCAGCACCATCTGGTCCTATTCTCTCAACACCGGAAGAGGTTTCAGAAGTTCTTCAGTCAGATACTGTTGAAATTAACATAGGTTATGGACTTTTACCACTCGCGGATCTTTCACAAGGTGGCGATATGCTTGAAAGGCTAACTATGATTCGAAGACAGTTGGCACAAGAATTGGGACTTGTGCTTTCACCAATTCGAGTTCGAGATAGTGTGATATTGAAACCAAACGAATACGCTGTATTTATTAGAGGTGCTGAAATTGACAGATATGAACTAATCCCTAACAGGCTTTTGGCTATAAATCCTGGATTTGTAAGTGAAAAGATAGCTGGTATAGAGGTGAAAGAACCCGCTTTCGGTTTGCAGGCTTTTTGGATAGACGAATCGAAAAAGGAAGAAGCCATTCAAAAGGGCTATACAGTAGTCGATCCGCCGACAGTCTTTGCTACGCACATAACTGAATTGCTACGCAAACATGCTCCTGAACTGCTTGGGAATAGAGAATTTCAGCTACTGGTAGACGGCGTACGAAATAAGTTTGACAGATTAGTTGATGACGTCTTCAACGTTGTGAAACCAACGGTTGTGAAAAAAGTATTACAAGAGTTACTTGCTGAAGGTGTTTCGATAAGAAACTTACCATATATCTTTGAGCTAATACTTGATAACGCAGATAAAGCAAGAGATGTTGAGATGCTCGTCGAGTATGTACGAAGAGGTCTCAAAAGGCAAATCACAATAAAACTCTTAGCACAAGATAAACAAATACACGGAATCGCACTTGATAGTGAGCTTGAAAGGTTACTTACGGAGTCGATTTCCGAAAGCGAAGAAGGTAGATACCTGAGTGTTAACCCGCAGATTATGCGCGAGATTATAGAAAAGATTTCACAGGAATTGGAACAACTTATGAGAAAAGGTTTTGCACCTGTGCTCGTTGTTTCAGGTACCATAAGGCCTTACATTGCAAAAATGGTCATTCGATTCATACCTGGCGTAACAGTGATTGCATTTGAAGAGATACCTGAAGATATGAATTTGTCAATTGAGGGTGTGGTGAAGATATGA
- the flhF gene encoding flagellar biosynthesis protein FlhF, producing MIVKKYVVSDIKEAFEKIRVELGKDAVILSTRKIKKGGFLGIGAKTYIEVTAAVEEKKQQQTEDKGQIYKLQEILSKTKQPQQSPEDITELKKMMLELKSMMVSQRSNEPQWVQDFRKALSKQDIDEEISEKIIEYARVKYQELDFSNENTRLILSEMFLPFLNTSVPEIKGKVMFVGPTGVGKTTTLAKLAAKLKLNDHRRVGIITLDTYRIAAVDQLKTYAMLLDVPIRVAYTPKEAKLEIEALADYDIILIDSAGRSQKNELHMTEIKAMSEIVEPDYVFLVVGMQYRSEDVKEIASKFSIVSPTHVILSKMDETSSLGHFVNVPTFLNVPIAFVTNGQRVPDDIIEANSRELAVLLSREVLKNARSSK from the coding sequence ATGATAGTGAAGAAGTATGTTGTTAGCGACATAAAAGAAGCTTTCGAAAAAATAAGAGTTGAACTTGGCAAAGATGCTGTGATTCTCAGCACGCGAAAGATAAAGAAAGGTGGTTTTTTAGGGATTGGTGCAAAGACTTATATTGAAGTGACGGCGGCCGTTGAGGAAAAGAAACAGCAACAAACCGAAGATAAGGGTCAGATATATAAATTGCAGGAAATACTTTCTAAAACCAAACAACCCCAGCAAAGTCCAGAAGATATTACGGAACTAAAGAAGATGATGCTTGAACTTAAGTCCATGATGGTGAGTCAGAGAAGCAATGAACCCCAGTGGGTTCAAGACTTTAGAAAAGCTTTGAGTAAACAAGACATAGATGAAGAGATATCAGAAAAGATCATCGAATACGCAAGGGTAAAATACCAGGAACTGGATTTTTCAAATGAAAACACTAGACTAATACTCTCAGAGATGTTCCTTCCTTTCTTGAATACATCGGTACCAGAGATAAAGGGAAAAGTTATGTTTGTAGGGCCGACTGGTGTTGGGAAGACCACAACACTGGCAAAATTAGCCGCAAAATTGAAGCTAAACGATCATAGAAGAGTTGGGATAATTACTCTTGATACGTATAGAATAGCAGCGGTTGATCAGCTGAAAACTTACGCTATGCTTCTCGATGTCCCGATAAGAGTTGCATACACTCCAAAGGAAGCAAAACTTGAAATAGAAGCACTCGCTGATTACGATATAATCCTTATTGACTCCGCTGGAAGAAGTCAAAAAAACGAACTCCACATGACAGAAATCAAAGCAATGAGTGAGATTGTTGAACCCGACTATGTCTTTTTAGTTGTTGGCATGCAATACAGATCAGAAGACGTGAAAGAGATTGCTTCTAAGTTCTCGATAGTTTCACCAACCCATGTAATTCTTTCCAAGATGGATGAAACATCATCGCTTGGACACTTTGTAAACGTTCCGACATTTTTGAATGTTCCCATAGCTTTTGTTACGAATGGACAGAGAGTACCAGACGATATAATTGAAGCGAACAGCAGGGAATTAGCCGTTTTACTCTCACGCGAGGTGTTAAAAAATGCAAGATCAAGCAAGTAG
- a CDS encoding P-loop NTPase has translation MQDQASSLKSSQIVSVISGKGGVGKTLVSTNMAAVIAESGRKVLLLDADVGFTNADILLGAYPKFTMKDFVNHKCSIEELVTPTKYGLDLMSLGGDVTDLLATNELVLKDFAVHFLKLLDHYDLVIMDMPPGFSNSYMPFLTLTDDFVIMTTPEPTSVVNTYTMIKLLSLKGINGENIHVVANMVQNSKDATKLMERLTEVVEKFAGNKVSSVTLMKEHPLVVKSIQDRELFVVRYRSIQPAFSIMRIASNLLKENINKKDENTLIQRFLNFFRGEYR, from the coding sequence ATGCAAGATCAAGCAAGTAGTTTAAAAAGCAGTCAGATAGTGTCAGTTATAAGTGGAAAAGGTGGGGTAGGTAAAACGTTGGTGTCTACAAACATGGCTGCAGTAATCGCGGAAAGCGGAAGAAAAGTACTGCTCTTAGACGCCGATGTGGGATTTACAAATGCGGATATACTTCTCGGAGCGTACCCGAAGTTTACAATGAAAGATTTCGTGAATCATAAATGTTCGATAGAAGAACTTGTCACACCAACAAAATATGGTTTGGATCTCATGTCACTTGGGGGAGACGTTACCGACTTACTTGCGACAAACGAGTTAGTCTTGAAGGATTTCGCGGTGCACTTCTTGAAGCTGTTAGATCATTATGATTTGGTCATAATGGACATGCCACCAGGTTTTTCGAATTCCTACATGCCATTCCTAACATTGACGGACGATTTTGTTATCATGACAACACCAGAACCTACATCTGTGGTTAATACTTACACCATGATAAAACTCCTCAGTCTCAAGGGAATTAATGGTGAAAACATCCATGTTGTCGCGAACATGGTTCAGAATTCTAAGGATGCAACGAAACTTATGGAAAGGCTGACTGAGGTTGTTGAAAAGTTTGCAGGAAACAAGGTGTCATCCGTTACACTTATGAAAGAACACCCGTTGGTGGTCAAAAGTATTCAAGACAGAGAGCTTTTTGTTGTCAGATACAGAAGCATACAACCAGCGTTTTCTATTATGAGAATCGCTTCTAATTTGCTTAAGGAGAATATCAACAAAAAGGATGAAAACACTCTGATTCAGAGATTTCTCAATTTCTTTAGAGGTGAATACAGGTGA